One Phaseolus vulgaris cultivar G19833 chromosome 4, P. vulgaris v2.0, whole genome shotgun sequence DNA window includes the following coding sequences:
- the LOC137838764 gene encoding uncharacterized protein — protein sequence MESTTPTSKRVKSRAVRSKGRLEGRFSRDNDLIERYSTASNTSTSSNTTTASITSTASNTSTATNTSTSSNTINASNTSKSSNTSNASNTSTASSTILLLLVLLVILVLLVILEILVLTASNTRSASTASNTSTASNSSTSSNSSTSSNTSTVSNNSTSSNTNTTSNSSTASNTITASNTSTARNASTASNTSTASNTSTASNTSTASNTSTASNTSNTSTASNTSTPSNTSTPSNTSTPSNTSTPSTASTPSTANNTSTASNTSTASNTSTASNTSIASTSITSSISITSITSSTSITRCTSNSNTSITSSTSITSSTSISSSTSITSITSSTSITSITSSTSITNESCGSLVDEMSKAFLRSMGALKVYESGELGRFGQPL from the exons atggaatcaactactcccacctcaaagagagtcaaatccAGGGCAGTAAGGTCTaaaggaaggctagaaggcagGTTTTCTagagacaatgatcttattgagagatatag tactgctagtaatactagtacatCTAGTAATACTACTACtgctagtattactagtactgctagtaatactagtacagCTACTAATACTAGTACATCTAGTAATACGATtaatgctagtaatactagtaaatctagtaatactagtaatgctagtaatactagtactgctagtagtacta tactgctactgctagtattgctagtaatactagtactgctagtaatactagaaATACTAGTACT tactgctagtaatactagaagtgctagtactgctagtaatactagtactgctagtaatagtAGTACTTCTAGTAATAGTAGTACTTCTAGTAATACTAGCACTGTTAGTAATAATAGTACTTctagtaatactaatactaCTAGTAAttctagtactgctagtaatactattactgctagtaatactagtactgctaggaatgctagtactgctagtaatactagtactgcaaGTAATacaagtactgctagtaatactagtactgctagtaatactagtactgctagtaatactagtaatactagtactgctagtaatactagtactcctagtaatactagtactcctagtaatactagtactcctagtaatactagtactcctAGTACTGCAAGTACTCCTAGTACTGctaataatactagtactgctagtaatactagtactgcaaGTAATacaagtactgctagtaatacaaGTATTGctagtactagtattactagcagtattagtattactagtattactagcagtactagtattactagatGTACTAGTAAtagcaatactagtattactagcagtactagtattactagcagtactagtatttctAGCAGTAccagtattactagtattactagcagtactagtattactagtattactagcagtactagtattacta ATGAAAGTTGCGGAAGCTTAGTGGATGAGATGAGCAAGGCCTTCCTAAGAagtatgggtgccttgaaggtgtatgagagtggggaattggggaggttcggccagcctctttga